Proteins encoded in a region of the Acetonema longum DSM 6540 genome:
- a CDS encoding transposase, which produces MPRKARQPSQSGIYHIILRGINKQVIFEDEEDNQKFLWYLAHYKEISQYSIYGYCLMYNHIHLMLQESQEPVAHVMKRIGVSYVSWYNRKYGRYGHLFQDRFKSEAVETDEYFLTVLRYIHQNPLKSGEGTIETYPWSSYRHYVEGSDWIDTAFALGIFSSEPEIALNRFKQFMNEKPEETAVMSYTSYKLTDQDAKLAIQNIAKVSIPVELQTIEKEKRDELLRRIKKVEGISTRQIARLTGISQSVIARA; this is translated from the coding sequence ATGCCCCGAAAAGCCCGACAACCTAGCCAAAGCGGAATCTACCATATCATCCTGCGAGGTATAAACAAGCAAGTTATTTTTGAAGACGAAGAAGACAACCAAAAATTTCTGTGGTACTTAGCACATTACAAAGAAATCAGCCAGTATAGCATCTACGGATATTGCCTGATGTATAACCATATCCACCTGATGCTTCAAGAAAGCCAGGAACCCGTTGCCCATGTCATGAAACGAATTGGTGTAAGCTATGTCTCCTGGTATAATCGAAAATATGGCCGCTATGGGCACCTATTCCAAGATCGATTTAAAAGTGAAGCAGTAGAAACCGATGAATACTTTTTAACGGTTTTACGGTATATTCATCAAAATCCCCTTAAGTCCGGAGAAGGAACAATAGAAACCTATCCTTGGAGCAGTTACCGCCACTATGTCGAAGGCAGCGACTGGATCGACACCGCTTTTGCCCTTGGGATATTTTCTTCTGAGCCAGAAATTGCTCTCAATCGATTCAAGCAATTTATGAACGAAAAACCAGAAGAGACAGCCGTAATGAGTTACACCTCGTATAAATTAACCGATCAAGACGCCAAACTCGCCATACAAAACATAGCCAAGGTCAGCATACCTGTTGAGCTTCAAACCATAGAAAAAGAAAAGCGGGATGAGCTCCTTCGGCGAATTAAAAAAGTAGAAGGAATATCGACCAGGCAGATTGCCAGGTTGACGGGTATCAGTCAAAGCGTGATTGCACGGGCGTAA
- a CDS encoding FAD-binding oxidoreductase, which translates to MNKYKSVSSQIIAELVEIVGARNVMTDQEKIEPYSHDEVTETRYHHLPEVVVLPQTAEEVAAIMKLANRELIPVVPRGAGTGLACGAVPIHGGIVLSLERMNKILEINTDSLYMVVEPGMRTDDVQKAAKEQGLFYAGDPCSGDSCFIGGNVATNAGGNKAVKYGTTRQQVYGMEVVTPLGEIINLGGRLAKNTTGYCLEQLMIGSEGTLGIVTQITLKLMPLPRYVTDLLAVFPDVDSAIAIVNKIIKAGVTPTCVEFMDNITIKSVESFLNEKLPASDQGNYIIIQVEADSEDALDDKSILLDELCNQNGALSVLVADPVKIWRARKAFAEAVRHESLIMDKEDIVVPVDQIPEMMSEITKLSQKHSLAARVASHAGDGNIHLNILKGRMPDAEWDSKIEAMQHDLYKIVYRLGGKLSGEHGIGYKRKQLMQEYTSPVELNMMRAIKKALDPNLILNPGKIFDVI; encoded by the coding sequence TTGAATAAATATAAATCCGTTTCATCGCAAATTATCGCAGAACTTGTTGAAATTGTCGGCGCCAGGAATGTAATGACTGACCAGGAGAAAATAGAGCCTTACTCTCATGATGAAGTGACTGAAACCCGCTATCACCATCTGCCGGAGGTGGTGGTATTGCCGCAAACAGCCGAAGAAGTTGCCGCCATCATGAAGTTGGCCAATCGGGAACTCATCCCCGTAGTGCCCCGGGGGGCCGGCACCGGGCTGGCCTGCGGCGCAGTGCCGATTCACGGCGGTATTGTGCTGAGTTTGGAACGCATGAACAAAATTCTGGAAATCAACACTGACAGCTTATATATGGTCGTGGAGCCCGGTATGAGGACGGATGACGTTCAGAAAGCGGCCAAAGAGCAAGGTCTGTTTTATGCCGGCGATCCCTGCAGCGGCGACAGCTGCTTCATTGGCGGCAATGTGGCCACTAACGCCGGCGGTAACAAGGCCGTCAAATACGGTACTACCCGTCAGCAGGTTTACGGCATGGAAGTGGTGACGCCGCTGGGTGAGATCATCAATCTGGGCGGACGCCTGGCTAAAAATACCACCGGTTATTGCCTGGAACAGCTGATGATCGGTTCCGAGGGGACCTTGGGCATTGTGACTCAAATCACCCTGAAGCTGATGCCTTTGCCCCGGTATGTGACTGACCTGCTGGCTGTTTTCCCTGACGTTGATTCCGCCATTGCCATCGTGAACAAAATCATCAAAGCCGGAGTCACTCCTACCTGCGTGGAATTTATGGACAATATTACGATTAAAAGCGTGGAGTCTTTCCTCAATGAAAAACTTCCCGCCAGCGATCAGGGCAACTACATCATCATCCAGGTAGAAGCCGACTCGGAAGATGCCCTGGATGACAAAAGCATCCTGCTGGATGAGCTTTGTAATCAGAACGGTGCCCTCAGCGTGCTGGTGGCCGATCCCGTAAAAATCTGGCGGGCCCGCAAAGCCTTTGCCGAGGCAGTGCGTCACGAAAGTCTGATCATGGACAAAGAGGATATTGTAGTGCCAGTGGATCAGATCCCGGAGATGATGAGCGAAATCACCAAACTCAGCCAAAAGCACAGTTTGGCTGCACGGGTGGCTAGCCATGCCGGCGACGGCAACATTCACCTCAATATCCTCAAAGGCAGGATGCCGGACGCGGAGTGGGACAGCAAGATCGAAGCCATGCAGCATGACCTGTATAAAATAGTCTACCGCCTGGGCGGCAAGCTATCCGGCGAGCACGGCATCGGCTACAAGCGCAAGCAGCTGATGCAGGAATATACTTCCCCGGTGGAACTGAACATGATGCGGGCCATTAAAAAAGCGTTAGATCCTAACCTGATTTTGAATCCGGGGAAAATTTTCGATGTGATTTAA
- a CDS encoding SLC13 family permease yields MPAKKWWQLMVAFSCLAGIVWLTPEITGLKAAGKATLGIAVFAIIVWVTQALEDALSSMVIVFLLAALKATDLNGAFSGYANTSLWLIVIGFIMAGCMEKSGLSKRVALLLVNLAGGAAVRVYWAVAAVMAVMSFLVPSITARTLLMLPIILGIGQAFDAKQGQSNIVKALIFIVAMSGTMMSIGVMTAHVGNPITVGLIQSATKQVISWSDWFKIGGPPAFILACLSVYVLKVMWPPEIGNLGQGQTYIQKELAAMGKLTAPEKYTLVIFLFTLVLWATDSLHKVNVAIVGLLAVILLLWPARGIMPWKEAQQRVPWNIFVLYGAGLSMGTALVTSGAAKWLAGTMLGPIAAMSHGLQIVILIWVVTLLQVFFTGGGPKTTALTPIVIAHAVAIKADPLVFALILGMNMQHQYLLPVSNMPNAVAMGTGHITSGELMKTGAVMSVLACVFMTLMVFTYWSWIGVVQ; encoded by the coding sequence GTGCCCGCGAAAAAATGGTGGCAGCTTATGGTGGCTTTTTCCTGTCTGGCCGGGATTGTGTGGCTGACGCCGGAAATCACCGGTTTAAAAGCTGCCGGTAAAGCCACGCTGGGGATCGCCGTATTTGCTATTATTGTTTGGGTTACTCAGGCCTTGGAAGATGCGCTTAGCTCAATGGTAATCGTATTTTTGCTGGCGGCGCTGAAAGCTACTGATTTAAATGGCGCTTTCAGCGGCTACGCCAATACTTCTTTGTGGCTGATTGTCATTGGTTTCATTATGGCCGGTTGTATGGAAAAGTCCGGTCTTTCCAAGCGGGTTGCCCTGCTATTGGTCAATCTGGCAGGAGGAGCTGCGGTCAGGGTTTACTGGGCCGTGGCGGCGGTCATGGCCGTAATGAGTTTTCTGGTGCCGTCTATTACGGCCAGGACTCTGTTAATGCTGCCGATTATCTTAGGCATAGGCCAGGCGTTTGATGCCAAGCAGGGACAGAGCAATATTGTCAAAGCGCTGATTTTCATTGTGGCCATGAGCGGCACCATGATGAGCATCGGGGTAATGACTGCCCACGTAGGCAATCCCATTACCGTAGGTTTGATTCAATCTGCAACTAAGCAGGTCATTTCCTGGTCCGACTGGTTTAAGATCGGCGGACCGCCTGCTTTTATCCTGGCTTGCCTCTCTGTGTATGTTCTGAAAGTCATGTGGCCGCCGGAAATCGGCAATCTGGGGCAAGGTCAGACTTACATCCAGAAAGAACTGGCAGCCATGGGAAAACTGACGGCACCCGAGAAATATACCCTGGTCATTTTTCTGTTTACCCTGGTCCTTTGGGCTACAGATTCCCTGCATAAGGTGAATGTTGCCATTGTGGGCTTGCTGGCTGTGATCCTGCTCCTGTGGCCGGCCAGGGGCATTATGCCCTGGAAAGAAGCGCAGCAAAGAGTCCCCTGGAATATTTTCGTGCTGTATGGCGCCGGCTTATCCATGGGGACTGCCCTGGTCACTTCCGGTGCCGCCAAATGGCTGGCCGGAACCATGCTGGGACCGATTGCCGCTATGTCCCATGGTCTGCAAATCGTCATTCTCATTTGGGTGGTTACTCTTCTCCAGGTATTTTTCACCGGTGGCGGACCCAAAACCACTGCTTTGACGCCGATCGTCATTGCTCATGCGGTTGCCATTAAGGCCGACCCGCTGGTATTTGCCCTGATTTTGGGCATGAATATGCAGCACCAATATCTGCTGCCGGTCAGCAATATGCCCAACGCCGTTGCCATGGGCACCGGCCACATCACCAGCGGGGAACTGATGAAGACCGGCGCCGTAATGAGCGTTTTGGCCTGCGTGTTCATGACGTTGATGGTGTTTACGTACTGGAGTTGGATTGGTGTGGTGCAATAG
- a CDS encoding caspase family protein — protein sequence MKKMIKYIVTALICLSINPVGGTVLAGAADQPAAASSRAPYVLAIGISRYKYMPELKSPLLNAEAFGAFFSGKAQDVAVLTDSRATKRAITAKLYSYQALLTTEDHLIIYYSGHGGYNQVYWQSYDADRTLARGRSEYMYEETLIPYDAGYDKASHVTTSELSMILKKLPATVTVIIDPSYSKNRGYQTIHTFSERSRAKRPYRAFRDLSMYGFTVIVSSDYAETAYDDSFKGLTLGIFTQYFIEGLAGPADTNQDHSIHLTEAFEYGSLRTIQHIGVQHPRIYKGKKPNIQVIKLD from the coding sequence ATGAAAAAAATGATAAAATATATAGTGACGGCCCTGATCTGTCTCAGCATAAATCCGGTTGGCGGAACCGTCCTGGCCGGTGCGGCGGACCAACCCGCGGCTGCGTCGTCTCGCGCCCCCTATGTATTGGCAATAGGGATCAGCCGGTACAAATATATGCCGGAGTTAAAATCGCCCTTGCTAAACGCCGAAGCTTTTGGTGCGTTCTTCTCAGGTAAAGCGCAGGATGTGGCTGTTTTAACCGACAGCCGAGCGACTAAAAGAGCCATTACTGCCAAGCTATACAGTTATCAGGCCTTGTTAACGACAGAAGATCATCTCATCATCTATTATTCCGGACACGGCGGTTATAATCAGGTTTATTGGCAGTCATACGATGCGGACCGCACCTTGGCCCGGGGCCGCTCCGAATATATGTACGAAGAGACACTGATCCCTTATGATGCCGGCTATGACAAAGCAAGCCATGTAACCACCTCGGAATTATCCATGATCTTAAAAAAACTGCCGGCAACCGTGACCGTGATCATTGATCCCAGCTATTCCAAAAATCGCGGGTATCAGACAATCCACACCTTTTCTGAGAGATCCCGCGCCAAACGCCCTTATCGGGCATTCAGAGATTTGAGCATGTATGGCTTTACCGTGATCGTTTCCTCTGACTATGCGGAAACCGCCTATGACGATTCATTTAAAGGCTTGACCCTGGGCATATTCACCCAATATTTCATCGAAGGACTGGCAGGCCCGGCTGATACGAATCAGGATCATTCGATTCATCTGACAGAGGCGTTTGAGTACGGCAGCCTAAGAACCATACAGCATATCGGCGTTCAACATCCCCGCATATATAAAGGAAAAAAACCAAACATCCAAGTGATAAAGCTGGATTAG